The Tautonia plasticadhaerens nucleotide sequence ACTCGCCCGGATCAGCCGGGCCTCGGCCGACCAGCGGGCCGGACGGGCCGGGCGGACCGCCCCCGGCCGCTGCGTCCGCCTCTGGGCCGAGCGGGAGACCCGGGGCATGGCCCCCTTCGACCCCCCCGAGGTCCGCCGGGTCGACCTCGCCGCCGCCGCCCTCACCCTGCACGCCTGGGGGGCCACCGACCCCCGACGCTTCCCCTGGTTCGAGCCCCCCTCCCCCGAGATGCTCGACGCCGCCGAATCGCTGCTGCTCCAACTCGGGGCCGTCGAGCCCGGATCCGGCCGGGTGACGCCGACCGGCGAGGCGATGCTGGCCCTCCCCGTCCACCCGAGGCTCGCCCGGCTGCTGATCGCCGCCGCCGGATTCGGCGCGATCGAGCTTGGCGCCGCCGCCGCCGCCTTGCTCTCGGAGAAGGATTTTTCGATCCGACGGGGTCCGGTCCCCGGGGCCCGAGCCCCCGAGGTCCATTCCCGCTCCGACGTGCTCGTCCGTCTCGACCTGCTGGCCGAGGCCGAGCGCGTCGGCTTCAAACCCGGCCGGATGGACCTCCGAATCGACCCCCATGCCGCCCGGGCGGTGGCCCGGGCCCGGGACGACCTGCTGCGGGCCTGCCGGCGCCGCGATCGGCTCCCGGAAGGTCCCAGGGCGACCGACCCCGACGAGGCCCTGCTGCGTGCCCTGCTGCTCGCCTTCCCCGACCGGGTCGCCCGCCGCCGGGCCCCAGGCGACCCGACCGGGAGGATGGTCGGCGGCCGGGGGGTCCGGCTCGAACCGGAGTCGGCGGTCCGGGACGACGCCCTGTTCCTCGCCCTCGACGCCCGGGAAGACCGCCGGGGCCCCGGCCCCCTGGAACTCCGGGTGCGGATCGCCAGCGCCGTCGAGCCCTCCTGGCTGGAATCGCAGTTCCCCGGGGACTTCCATCGGGAGGAGGTCGTCCGCCTCGATGAATCGAAGGGCCGGGTCATCGGCCTGGCGATCGAACGCTACCGGGATCTCGTCCTCCGCGAGGCTCCCACGGGATCCGTCGACCCGACCCGGGCGGCCGAGGCGCTGGCCGACGCCCTCGCCCCGCGGGCCCCGGAACTCGTCCGCTCGAACGAGGCCGCCTGCTCCTGGCTCGATCGCGTCTCGTTCCTCCGCCGGTGGGTCCCCGAGGCCGACCTCCCCGCCTTCGGCCCCGACGACCTCGCCGAGGTCGTCCGCTTCGCCTGCATCGGCAAGCGATCCGAGGACGAGGTCCGACGCTCCCCGATCGTCTCGCTGCTCCAGGGCCGCCTGACCCCCGTCCAGCTCCGCCTGCTGGCCGAGGAAGCCCCCGAGGTGATCGAGGTCCCCAGTGGCAGCCGGCATCGCGTCTCCTACGAGGGAGACGGCCCCCCGGTTCTGGCCGTCCGCCTGCAAGAGCTGTTCGGCTGGCCCGAGGCCCCCCGGCTGGCCCGGGGCCGGGTCGCGGTCCTCCTCCACCTGCTCGGGCCGAACTTCCGCCCGGTCCAGGTCACCGACGACCTCCGGAGCTTCTGGACGACCACCTACCACCAGGTCCGCAAGGACCTCCGCAACCGGTACCCCCGCCACTCCTGGCCCGAGGACCCTCGGGACGCCCCTCCCGAGGCCAAGGGGGGCCGTCGGCGATCCTGATGATCCGGACAAATCTCAAGAATTGCTGAATCGGCCGGCCCTCGCCGAGTGGGGCCGAGTGGCCCGGGCGACCTCACCGTACGGGATCGGTCAGGGGCCGGCCCGGGTGTAGACGGCGAGTTGGTTCGGGCTGTCCGGCCCGGCGAGGAACTCGGTCGGCCGATCGCCCCGGGAGTTCGTGCAGAGGGTGAGCGTGTCGCCCTCCAGCGTGAAGATGCCCGGGATCGTCTGGAGATCCTCGACCCGGGTCAGGTCGATCGCGCCGGGATCGGTCGAGGCGTCGAACCGGGAAATGATGCTCAGCATCGGCTCGGCATCGCCGAAGGATTGGGTCACGAGATACCCCGCGATCGCCAGGCGACGGCCGGGGTCTTGCTCCCCGGAGTATCGCTTGCCGGCGTAGTCCAGGGACTGGAAGACCCACTCCCCTTCGAGTGCCCCCAGGCCGGCCTTCGGTTCATCCACGACCGTCAAGGCAGTGAAGAGCAGTAGAGACAGCATGGCGACCTCCGATTCATGACGTGAGACCTCGGACGATCAAGATCGGCGTCGATCGGCTCGTCGATGTCCCCGATCAATCAACGGTCCGACTCAACGGGTCCCACCCCGCCCGTCCTGTCCAACCAGTTCCAGCAACCGATTCCCCTGCGGATACGGATGCCCCTTGTAGAGCCGGAACCCCTCCGCGTAGGGCACGCCGATCTCGGCCCCCCGGTGCCTCGACCAGTGCTCCTGGCTGACCAGGTATTCGTCGATGCCATGCTGCCGGAGCAGCCAGTTGCGCTGGCTGGCGTGGCATTCGAGCATCCGGCGCTTGAGGTCGAAGACTTCCGTCACGTCGACGAGGAAGTCCGGGGGGACCGGGTTCCCCTCGCGATCCTTCCCCTCCAGGGGGTCGACGAGGTAGAGGAGCGGGATCCGCTCCAGGGCCGGGGCGGGTTCCCACTGCTTCGTGGCGTAGTTGGGGATCGGGGCGATGAAGCAGGAGTCCCGGACGAGCAGGTGGGTGGCCTCGTGGTCGGCCAGGTAGTCGGCCGGGGGGGCGGTCAGGATCAGGTCGGGGCGGGTGCGGCGGAGGAACTCGACGACCCGGCGTCGGGACGCGTCGTCGCTGAAGAGGGAGAGGTCCCGGAACTCCAGGCAGTGATACTCGGCGCCCAGGAGGTCGGCCGCCGCCCTGGCCTCCGCCCGTCGGATGTCGGCGATCGTCTCGGCGTCGTGCTCGACCGAGCCGCAGTCGCCGGGGGCCATGGTGGCGATCGTGAGGTGGCACCCGGCCCGGCCCAGCAGGGCGAGCGTGCCGGCACACTGGAACTCGACGTCGTCCGGGTGGGCGTGGATCGCCAGGACGCGGACCGGGGCATCGGCCATTTCGGGGGTCGCTCCGTGCTCACTCGGGGTCGGGTCAACGCCCCCGATCCTGCCGGAACCCCCCGGGAGTTGCCAGCCGCCCCCATCGAAAAAATCCGGAAAATGTTCTCGCGTGCGCTAGACGACCGTTGTACACTTGCCATTCAAAGGGTCAGTTGGTGATCGTCCGTGTCGTGGTGGCACGCCCCCGGGCCGCATCATCACCACCCTCGGACGCCAAGGACGGTCCGGCGACCCCGAGCAGGACGCGGAACCGTCTCGACCCGATCCGAACCGGAGGCAGACCGATGGCCGACCTCGACGCCTTGACCCCCCGCCAGCGCG carries:
- the hrpB gene encoding ATP-dependent helicase HrpB is translated as MIPLPIDPRLPEIVDAIRRHRSLVLVAEPGAGKTTRVPPALLDAGLLGPEHPNLVVLQPRRVAARATASRIADERSWTLGEEVGYLVRFERKVGPRTRLRVATEGILTRQLLADPGLDGVGAVVLDEFHERSVHTDLAVALLREVREALREDLILVVMSATLDAGPVSRFLDAPVLKIEGRTFPVAVSYRASDGSPLPDRVAAAVREALDAPDDPGDVLAFLPGAEEIRRAARLLEPAASSGGFAVLPLHGSLPSDEQDVALRPLDRRKVVLATNIAETSLTIDGVRTVIDGGLARFASSDPARGLDRLELARISRASADQRAGRAGRTAPGRCVRLWAERETRGMAPFDPPEVRRVDLAAAALTLHAWGATDPRRFPWFEPPSPEMLDAAESLLLQLGAVEPGSGRVTPTGEAMLALPVHPRLARLLIAAAGFGAIELGAAAAALLSEKDFSIRRGPVPGARAPEVHSRSDVLVRLDLLAEAERVGFKPGRMDLRIDPHAARAVARARDDLLRACRRRDRLPEGPRATDPDEALLRALLLAFPDRVARRRAPGDPTGRMVGGRGVRLEPESAVRDDALFLALDAREDRRGPGPLELRVRIASAVEPSWLESQFPGDFHREEVVRLDESKGRVIGLAIERYRDLVLREAPTGSVDPTRAAEALADALAPRAPELVRSNEAACSWLDRVSFLRRWVPEADLPAFGPDDLAEVVRFACIGKRSEDEVRRSPIVSLLQGRLTPVQLRLLAEEAPEVIEVPSGSRHRVSYEGDGPPVLAVRLQELFGWPEAPRLARGRVAVLLHLLGPNFRPVQVTDDLRSFWTTTYHQVRKDLRNRYPRHSWPEDPRDAPPEAKGGRRRS
- a CDS encoding TIGR03067 domain-containing protein, with protein sequence MLSLLLFTALTVVDEPKAGLGALEGEWVFQSLDYAGKRYSGEQDPGRRLAIAGYLVTQSFGDAEPMLSIISRFDASTDPGAIDLTRVEDLQTIPGIFTLEGDTLTLCTNSRGDRPTEFLAGPDSPNQLAVYTRAGP
- a CDS encoding PIG-L deacetylase family protein encodes the protein MADAPVRVLAIHAHPDDVEFQCAGTLALLGRAGCHLTIATMAPGDCGSVEHDAETIADIRRAEARAAADLLGAEYHCLEFRDLSLFSDDASRRRVVEFLRRTRPDLILTAPPADYLADHEATHLLVRDSCFIAPIPNYATKQWEPAPALERIPLLYLVDPLEGKDREGNPVPPDFLVDVTEVFDLKRRMLECHASQRNWLLRQHGIDEYLVSQEHWSRHRGAEIGVPYAEGFRLYKGHPYPQGNRLLELVGQDGRGGTR